A single Agrococcus sp. ARC_14 DNA region contains:
- a CDS encoding cation transporter, with amino-acid sequence MSAETLTAARRSTLHRRVRFIVGFTITYNVIEAIVAIWAGSMASSAALIGFGLDSIVEVLSAAAVAWQFTRKDPERWEKVTVRAIGIAFFALAAYVIIDAVLTLTGVEEVDHSPLGIGIATLSLLVMPALAWFEFRTGRELGSRSVQADAKQLLLCIYLSGTVLIGLLLNLLFGWMWADSVAALIVAGLAIREGVEAWRGDVESPFEVLGELEAKDN; translated from the coding sequence ATGAGCGCGGAGACGCTGACCGCGGCACGACGGAGCACTCTGCATCGCCGAGTGCGGTTCATCGTCGGCTTCACGATCACCTACAACGTCATCGAGGCGATTGTCGCGATCTGGGCGGGCTCGATGGCCTCCTCGGCCGCGCTGATCGGGTTCGGGCTCGATTCGATCGTCGAGGTGCTCTCTGCGGCAGCGGTCGCGTGGCAGTTCACGCGCAAGGATCCGGAACGGTGGGAGAAGGTGACTGTCCGAGCGATCGGCATCGCGTTCTTTGCTCTCGCCGCGTACGTCATCATCGACGCGGTGCTCACGCTGACCGGAGTGGAAGAGGTCGATCACAGCCCGCTCGGTATCGGCATCGCCACCCTCAGCCTGCTCGTCATGCCGGCTCTAGCCTGGTTCGAGTTCCGCACCGGTCGCGAGCTGGGTTCGCGCAGCGTGCAGGCGGACGCCAAGCAGCTGCTCCTGTGCATCTACCTGTCGGGCACGGTGCTCATCGGCCTGTTGCTCAACCTGCTCTTCGGCTGGATGTGGGCAGATTCCGTGGCTGCACTCATCGTCGCCGGGCTCGCGATCCGCGAAGGGGTCGAGGCGTGGCGCGGCGATGTCGAATCGCCCTTCGAAGTCCTGGGCGAGCTCGAGGCGAAGGACAACTAG
- a CDS encoding metalloregulator ArsR/SmtB family transcription factor produces the protein MGEPAIERPRDHRAPLDRSGAERIAHTLRALADPTRLQVLSVIAQSPIGEVTVGALAESLELTQPTVTHHVRILVGEGVLVREQRGRQVWLSLAPDRRDDVNDLLR, from the coding sequence ATGGGTGAGCCGGCGATCGAGCGTCCGCGCGACCACCGCGCGCCCCTTGATCGCTCGGGGGCTGAGCGCATCGCGCACACCCTGCGCGCCCTCGCCGATCCGACCCGCCTCCAGGTGCTCAGCGTGATCGCACAGTCGCCCATCGGGGAGGTGACCGTCGGCGCACTCGCAGAATCGCTGGAACTGACCCAGCCGACGGTCACCCACCACGTCCGCATCCTGGTCGGCGAGGGCGTGCTCGTACGCGAGCAGCGCGGCCGCCAGGTGTGGCTGTCGCTCGCGCCCGATCGCCGCGACGACGTGAACGACCTCCTGCGATGA
- a CDS encoding metalloregulator ArsR/SmtB family transcription factor: MLTITNQLDVMHRLGRAMADPSRSRILLTLLQGPNYPAVLARELELTRSNVSNHLACLRDCGIAVAEPEGRQTRYEIADPHLARALTALVEVTLAIDEQALCLDPECPVPGCCESAR; the protein is encoded by the coding sequence GTGCTGACTATTACGAATCAACTGGACGTGATGCATCGGCTCGGGCGCGCCATGGCGGATCCGTCACGCTCGCGCATCTTGCTGACCTTGCTGCAGGGGCCGAACTATCCCGCTGTCCTTGCGCGCGAGCTCGAGCTGACACGCTCGAACGTATCGAACCATCTCGCCTGCCTGCGTGACTGCGGCATCGCCGTGGCCGAGCCTGAGGGCCGCCAGACGCGGTACGAGATCGCCGACCCGCACCTCGCGCGGGCGCTTACTGCGCTGGTCGAGGTGACGTTGGCTATCGACGAGCAAGCGCTATGCCTCGATCCGGAGTGCCCGGTCCCCGGCTGCTGCGAGTCGGCCCGATGA
- a CDS encoding arsenic transporter, translating into MYVALAIFAITLILVIWQPKGLGIGWTALGGAVLALLTGVVSLSDVPVVWDLVWNATFAFVAIVIISLVLDEAGFFEWAALHVARWGRGNGRLLFALIVLLGAGIAAVFANDGAALILTPIVIQMLVALRFPAAASLAFVMACGFIADAGSLPLVVSNLVNIVTADFFDIGFARYAQVMVPVGIIAVLASLAMLLLYFRRSIPRTYDLSALAAPRSAVRDELTFRAGWVVLAVLLVGYFLAEPLHIPLSAVAGVGAIALMLVAARQPAFVFASVRRRETVVVAAGTSSLDVVDSPNGGERDASQGVSVRRVLREAPWQIVLFSIGMYLVVYGLRNEGITAQLSLVFAGIADEGVVVTALGVGVIVAVLASLMNNMPTVLIAALAVAGAGTTGLAHETMVYATVIGADLGPKITPIGSLATLLWLHVLARKGIVITWGQYFRTGIVLTIPVLIVTLLALAGWLLLLSA; encoded by the coding sequence ATCTACGTCGCGCTCGCCATCTTCGCCATCACCCTGATCCTCGTCATCTGGCAGCCGAAAGGGCTTGGCATCGGATGGACGGCGCTGGGCGGCGCGGTGCTGGCCCTACTGACGGGTGTCGTGAGCCTGTCGGATGTGCCCGTGGTCTGGGATCTCGTGTGGAACGCGACGTTCGCGTTCGTGGCGATCGTCATCATCTCGCTCGTGCTCGACGAGGCAGGCTTCTTCGAGTGGGCAGCGCTGCACGTCGCCCGGTGGGGCCGCGGCAACGGCCGCCTGCTATTCGCGCTCATCGTGCTGCTCGGAGCTGGCATCGCCGCCGTCTTCGCGAACGACGGCGCAGCCCTGATCCTCACCCCGATCGTCATCCAGATGCTTGTCGCCCTGCGGTTCCCGGCAGCCGCGTCTCTGGCGTTCGTCATGGCATGCGGGTTCATCGCGGACGCGGGCAGCCTGCCGCTCGTCGTCTCGAACCTCGTCAACATCGTCACGGCCGACTTCTTCGACATCGGCTTCGCACGCTACGCGCAGGTCATGGTGCCGGTCGGCATCATCGCGGTGCTCGCCAGCCTCGCCATGCTGCTGCTGTACTTCCGACGCTCAATCCCTCGCACGTACGATCTCTCCGCGCTCGCCGCCCCGCGCTCCGCGGTGCGTGACGAACTGACCTTCCGCGCCGGATGGGTCGTGCTCGCCGTGCTGCTCGTCGGCTACTTCCTGGCCGAGCCTCTCCACATACCGCTCTCGGCCGTCGCCGGCGTCGGCGCGATCGCGCTCATGCTCGTCGCCGCGCGCCAGCCCGCGTTCGTGTTCGCGTCGGTGCGGCGCCGGGAGACGGTCGTCGTCGCCGCCGGAACGTCGTCGCTGGATGTCGTCGACTCGCCGAACGGCGGCGAGCGAGATGCCTCGCAGGGCGTGTCGGTGCGCCGGGTGCTGCGCGAAGCGCCCTGGCAGATCGTGCTCTTCTCGATCGGCATGTACCTCGTGGTCTACGGGCTGCGCAACGAGGGCATCACCGCCCAGCTCTCGTTAGTGTTCGCGGGCATCGCCGACGAGGGGGTCGTCGTCACAGCGCTGGGTGTCGGCGTCATCGTCGCTGTCCTGGCGTCGCTGATGAACAACATGCCGACGGTGCTGATCGCCGCGCTTGCGGTCGCAGGCGCCGGCACGACGGGGCTCGCCCATGAGACCATGGTCTACGCGACCGTCATCGGCGCTGACCTCGGCCCGAAGATCACGCCGATCGGCAGCCTCGCGACGCTCTTGTGGCTGCACGTGCTTGCCCGGAAGGGCATCGTGATCACCTGGGGCCAGTACTTCCGCACCGGCATCGTCCTTACGATCCCCGTGCTCATCGTCACACTGCTCGCGCTCGCGGGTTGGCTTCTGCTCCTCAGCGCCTGA
- a CDS encoding metalloregulator ArsR/SmtB family transcription factor has product MTTAIPAEQAVCRTSITSEPISAQDAVALARQLKALADPTRLRLVSMVAASESGEACVCDLTEPLDLAQPTISHHLRLLTDAGILSRTKRGTWSYYRLVPGALQGIATPLAAG; this is encoded by the coding sequence ATGACCACCGCGATCCCGGCCGAGCAGGCTGTGTGCCGCACCTCGATCACGAGCGAGCCGATCTCGGCGCAGGATGCTGTGGCGCTCGCGAGGCAGCTGAAGGCGCTCGCGGACCCCACTCGTCTGCGGCTGGTGTCCATGGTCGCGGCGTCTGAGAGCGGCGAGGCGTGCGTGTGCGATCTGACGGAGCCTTTGGATCTCGCCCAGCCGACGATCTCGCACCACCTGCGACTCCTCACGGACGCGGGCATCCTCTCGCGCACGAAGCGGGGGACCTGGTCGTACTACCGCCTCGTGCCTGGGGCGCTGCAAGGCATCGCCACTCCGCTCGCTGCCGGCTGA
- a CDS encoding arsenate reductase ArsC: MTRPDRSIVGPTLDAASATTRVAQLRTLSDPVLLRLLSAVATAAAIDGPELGLDDAGMRSGIAALRTVGLIEFHNGRPTASADALMRFGRLLVADDATASSAAAPPAGDVPPAIAKVAADLAYRFSSVFAAETVQRYVAESYTLLLNRSRIEMHVPSLTARFAAERLGALATAEGRTFTSAPEVLFVCVQNAGRSQIAAAVLRHLVGRRVNVRTAGSAPAARVHPEIVDVLDEVGIPIAAEFPKPLTDEVVKAADVVITMGCGDACPVFPGRRYLDWQLDDPVGLPRHEQQRVRDEIRHRVEQLIDELGLSR, from the coding sequence ATGACGCGTCCCGATCGATCGATCGTCGGCCCGACGCTCGACGCCGCATCGGCGACGACTCGCGTGGCGCAGCTGCGCACGCTCTCCGACCCGGTGCTGCTACGACTGCTCAGCGCCGTCGCGACGGCCGCTGCAATCGATGGCCCCGAGCTCGGGCTCGACGACGCCGGGATGCGATCGGGGATCGCCGCGCTCCGGACCGTCGGCCTCATCGAGTTCCACAACGGTCGGCCGACCGCCTCCGCCGACGCCCTCATGCGCTTCGGCCGATTGCTCGTCGCCGACGATGCCACGGCGAGCTCAGCCGCAGCTCCTCCCGCCGGCGACGTCCCCCCAGCCATCGCGAAGGTCGCAGCGGACCTGGCCTACCGCTTCAGCAGCGTCTTCGCCGCCGAGACGGTGCAGCGCTACGTGGCCGAGAGCTACACGCTGCTGCTGAACCGCTCACGCATCGAGATGCACGTGCCCTCACTCACGGCACGCTTCGCCGCCGAGCGCCTGGGCGCGCTGGCGACCGCCGAGGGGCGCACGTTCACCAGCGCGCCGGAGGTGCTGTTCGTGTGCGTGCAGAACGCTGGCCGCTCGCAGATCGCCGCTGCCGTGCTGCGGCACCTCGTGGGCCGGCGCGTCAACGTGCGCACGGCGGGGTCCGCGCCGGCCGCACGCGTGCATCCGGAGATCGTGGACGTCCTCGATGAGGTCGGCATCCCGATCGCGGCGGAGTTCCCGAAGCCGCTCACCGACGAGGTCGTGAAGGCCGCTGACGTCGTCATCACCATGGGGTGCGGCGACGCGTGCCCGGTCTTCCCCGGCCGGCGCTACCTCGACTGGCAGCTCGATGACCCGGTCGGACTGCCGCGGCACGAGCAGCAGCGCGTGCGCGACGAGATTCGCCATCGCGTCGAACAGCTGATCGACGAGCTCGGTCTCAGCCGTTGA
- a CDS encoding NAD(P)-binding domain-containing protein, translating into MTEVVVVGGGQAGLAIGYHLARMQRDARRGRRSAAPEFIILDERNEPGGAWSELWPSMRLFSPASSSSLPGMRMSPSAEETATASEVVQYLRDYAERYALPISWGTRVDRVARETDGSFILHAARHEQRAQAVVMATGSWRRPFVPTAPGLAEYCGEQLHTIDYAGPEHFVGRRVAVVGGGNSGAQIAADLDGVAAVTWVTRRPPKFLPDEIDGRALFEAASKQAIEGGRGVGELGDIVAVPSVRAARDRGLRARWDLEHFTSRGVAWRDGSETELDAVIWCTGFRPDLGTLSAIDLARSGGIPATRPELPTASASIPGLYFLGYGDWCGAASATLVGVGRMARATAEHLDLMHRQTSI; encoded by the coding sequence GTGACGGAGGTCGTCGTCGTCGGTGGCGGTCAAGCCGGTCTCGCCATCGGCTACCACCTGGCTCGGATGCAGCGCGATGCACGGCGGGGCCGACGCTCTGCCGCCCCCGAGTTCATCATCCTCGACGAGCGCAACGAGCCAGGCGGAGCATGGAGTGAGCTCTGGCCGAGCATGCGCCTGTTCTCACCTGCGAGCTCGTCGTCCCTTCCCGGCATGCGCATGTCGCCTAGCGCGGAGGAGACGGCGACTGCGTCAGAAGTGGTGCAGTACCTGCGCGACTACGCGGAACGCTATGCGCTGCCGATCTCCTGGGGCACACGCGTCGATCGGGTGGCACGCGAGACAGACGGATCCTTCATCCTGCACGCGGCAAGGCACGAGCAACGCGCGCAGGCAGTGGTGATGGCTACGGGCTCGTGGCGGCGGCCATTCGTGCCGACAGCCCCGGGCCTCGCCGAGTATTGCGGCGAGCAGCTGCACACCATCGACTATGCAGGCCCCGAGCATTTCGTCGGGCGCCGCGTGGCGGTCGTCGGAGGCGGCAACAGCGGAGCGCAGATCGCCGCAGACCTGGATGGCGTTGCTGCCGTCACCTGGGTGACGCGTCGTCCCCCGAAGTTCCTGCCCGACGAGATCGACGGGCGAGCGCTCTTCGAGGCGGCCTCGAAGCAGGCGATCGAGGGTGGCCGGGGTGTCGGGGAGCTCGGAGACATCGTGGCGGTGCCGTCTGTCCGGGCGGCGCGCGATCGCGGGCTTCGGGCGCGATGGGATCTGGAGCACTTCACCTCTCGTGGCGTCGCCTGGCGCGATGGCTCCGAGACCGAACTGGACGCGGTGATCTGGTGCACCGGATTCCGTCCTGATCTTGGAACGCTCAGCGCGATCGATCTCGCTCGCAGCGGAGGCATTCCCGCGACTCGACCCGAGCTGCCGACCGCATCCGCATCGATTCCGGGACTCTACTTCCTCGGCTATGGCGATTGGTGCGGCGCGGCGTCTGCGACGCTCGTCGGCGTCGGACGCATGGCGCGCGCCACCGCCGAGCACCTCGATTTGATGCATCGACAGACATCGATATAA
- a CDS encoding cadmium resistance transporter, giving the protein MLATIASAIGMFAATNIDDIVILTVLFLASSRGGPRPWQIILGQYLGFATLVAISVVAALGLTIIPDEWVGFLGLIPLLIGVIGLIRGLRERDDADPDESAMKNLGLLGIAGITIANGADNISLYTPVFRTISPADTAITIVVFLALVSVWCLFGKLIGTHKAVTETLERIEHWLVPAVFIGLGLFILIESGVTPRLFEALA; this is encoded by the coding sequence ATGCTCGCGACCATTGCCTCCGCGATCGGCATGTTCGCGGCAACCAACATCGACGACATCGTCATACTCACCGTGCTCTTCCTCGCTTCATCCCGCGGCGGGCCGCGGCCCTGGCAGATCATCCTCGGCCAGTACCTGGGATTCGCGACGCTCGTTGCGATCAGCGTTGTCGCGGCACTCGGGCTCACGATCATCCCGGACGAGTGGGTCGGCTTCCTCGGCCTCATCCCGCTGCTGATCGGTGTAATCGGACTCATCCGGGGACTGCGCGAGCGCGACGATGCAGATCCTGACGAGTCGGCGATGAAGAACCTCGGCCTGCTCGGCATCGCCGGAATCACCATCGCGAATGGGGCGGACAACATCAGCCTCTACACGCCGGTGTTCCGAACCATCTCGCCCGCCGACACCGCGATCACCATCGTCGTGTTCCTCGCTCTGGTGAGCGTCTGGTGCCTCTTCGGGAAGCTCATCGGCACGCACAAGGCCGTCACCGAGACCCTCGAGCGGATCGAGCACTGGCTGGTCCCCGCCGTGTTCATCGGCCTCGGCCTGTTCATCCTGATCGAATCCGGCGTCACCCCCCGCCTATTCGAAGCACTGGCCTGA
- a CDS encoding NAD(P)-binding domain-containing protein, producing MTLITLTPPPVQHRTESLPVAIIGAGPIGLAAAAHLIERGIAVRIYEAGETVADSMRQWGHVRLFSPWRYLVDDSARRLLEPSGWQVPDPSVLPTGHELIDQYLIPLASTPSIADGLVLGAEVVGIARAGMDRTRTQGRSGAPFTIRFRTPEGDIVEERARFVIDASGTYRSPNSLSSDGLEPIGAEAAADRIERAMPDVLGSDRERFAGRTVAVVGAGHSAANTLLALAQLAEEEPSTRVLWCIRNASAVRVTTSEDDELIARAALDGRVEELVRQGRIERLDRFEIARLERTAEGVELIGRRGGEPMRIEVDRVVNATGYRPDLAMLREIRLDLDDIVEAPRLLAPLIDPNEHTCGTVEAHGFGELRQPEEGFFILGMKSYGRAPTFLLATGHEQVRSVAAWMAGDSAAVAARELGLPATGVCSTDVGGSGCCA from the coding sequence ATGACGCTCATCACACTCACTCCCCCGCCGGTGCAGCACCGAACCGAAAGCCTGCCGGTGGCGATCATCGGCGCAGGCCCGATAGGTCTCGCGGCAGCAGCGCACCTGATCGAGCGCGGCATCGCGGTGCGCATCTATGAGGCCGGCGAGACGGTCGCGGACAGCATGCGGCAGTGGGGCCACGTGCGACTCTTCTCACCGTGGCGCTACCTCGTCGACGACAGCGCGCGGCGCCTGCTCGAGCCCAGCGGCTGGCAGGTCCCCGATCCGTCCGTGCTGCCCACCGGCCACGAGCTGATCGACCAGTACCTGATCCCGCTGGCTTCGACGCCGTCGATCGCCGACGGCCTCGTGCTCGGCGCCGAGGTCGTCGGCATCGCTCGCGCAGGGATGGACCGCACGCGGACGCAGGGGCGCTCGGGTGCACCCTTCACGATCCGCTTCCGAACGCCTGAGGGCGACATCGTCGAAGAGCGCGCACGCTTCGTCATCGATGCCTCGGGCACGTACCGCTCGCCGAACAGCCTCTCCTCCGACGGCCTCGAGCCCATCGGCGCCGAGGCTGCGGCCGACCGCATCGAGCGCGCGATGCCGGATGTGCTCGGCTCTGACCGCGAACGCTTCGCGGGCCGCACGGTGGCGGTGGTCGGCGCGGGCCACTCGGCAGCCAACACGCTGCTGGCCCTCGCGCAGCTCGCCGAAGAGGAGCCTTCTACGCGCGTGCTCTGGTGCATCCGGAACGCGAGCGCCGTGCGCGTGACGACGTCCGAAGACGACGAGCTGATCGCACGCGCCGCGCTCGACGGACGTGTGGAGGAGCTCGTCCGCCAGGGCCGGATCGAACGGCTCGACCGGTTCGAGATCGCGCGCCTCGAGCGGACTGCCGAGGGAGTCGAGCTCATCGGCCGCCGCGGCGGCGAGCCGATGCGCATCGAGGTGGACCGGGTCGTGAACGCGACCGGCTACCGCCCGGATCTCGCGATGCTGCGCGAGATCCGCCTCGACCTCGACGACATCGTCGAGGCACCGCGTCTGCTCGCACCCCTCATCGATCCGAACGAGCACACCTGCGGCACTGTCGAGGCGCACGGCTTCGGCGAGCTCCGGCAGCCGGAGGAGGGATTCTTCATCCTGGGCATGAAGAGCTACGGTCGAGCGCCGACCTTCCTGTTGGCCACCGGTCACGAGCAGGTGCGCTCCGTAGCGGCGTGGATGGCTGGCGACAGCGCTGCCGTCGCGGCGCGGGAGCTCGGCCTGCCGGCGACCGGCGTGTGCTCGACCGATGTCGGCGGGTCGGGCTGCTGCGCATGA